A window of the Desulforapulum autotrophicum HRM2 genome harbors these coding sequences:
- a CDS encoding 2-oxoacid:acceptor oxidoreductase family protein, which produces MSINSMENQMNYQIVISGVGGQGVLFVTRVLAQACMDENKRVLTSETHGMAQRGGTVISHLKVGTFTSPLIRPGNADLLLTLKQENYPQHRGYLKPGGQALVNSPDLAGEGENFTAMDGEKMAEADDNVRSFNLYMLGAAIGMVPVCSLEAVKAQVEKIFSLKDEIVRSKALLAVETGYNNIRKEG; this is translated from the coding sequence ATGTCAATTAACTCAATGGAAAATCAGATGAACTATCAGATCGTAATCAGCGGCGTGGGAGGCCAGGGTGTGCTCTTTGTGACACGGGTGCTTGCCCAGGCCTGCATGGATGAGAACAAAAGGGTGCTCACCTCTGAGACCCATGGCATGGCCCAGCGGGGCGGGACGGTAATTTCCCACTTAAAGGTCGGCACATTTACCAGTCCCTTGATCCGGCCTGGGAATGCGGATCTTTTACTGACATTGAAACAGGAAAATTATCCCCAGCACAGGGGGTATCTCAAACCGGGTGGTCAGGCCCTGGTTAATTCTCCTGACCTTGCTGGAGAAGGGGAAAATTTCACTGCAATGGACGGGGAGAAAATGGCAGAGGCGGACGACAATGTTCGTTCATTTAATCTATACATGCTTGGCGCCGCCATTGGGATGGTGCCGGTATGTTCCCTTGAAGCAGTCAAGGCCCAGGTTGAAAAAATATTTTCGTTAAAGGACGAGATCGTGAGATCTAAGGCCCTCCTGGCCGTTGAAACAGGTTACAACAACATCAGAAAGGAGGGGTGA
- a CDS encoding phenylacetate--CoA ligase family protein: MGFIPQGLTKEDIEKIQLDGLKWTVNHGVTHSRVYQRTFKAAGIEPGDVQSLKDLESLPFLEKMDLQDDYPLPLRSVPEDQVVRIHGSSGTTGKRKVMCYTQRDIDTWADMFARCYELSGMTTRDRVHIAVGYGLWTAGAGFQLGCERFGAMAIPMGPVNTDMHVEMLVDMQSTVFCSTASMALLMAEEVKKRDLRSKINLKRIILGAERHSNAMRAHIGELLNVSEIHDIYGLTELYGPGTGIECKAHQGMHYWNDLFIYEIIDPDTLKPVPEGEFGELVITSLQKEASPLIRYRTHDITRLLPGDCPCGLAFPRHDRIQGRSDDMFIYRAVNIYPQQIDLILDPVPEVGSEYQVILDHQENGRDMMTIRVERSEFASSNDDAALVAMISDRVRRKLLVRAAVEITDYHSLPRTQKKSQRVFDNRNGNSR; this comes from the coding sequence ATGGGGTTTATTCCACAGGGGTTAACCAAAGAGGACATTGAAAAAATTCAACTTGACGGTCTGAAGTGGACTGTCAACCACGGGGTAACCCATTCAAGGGTGTATCAGAGAACCTTTAAGGCCGCCGGAATCGAACCGGGGGATGTTCAATCCTTAAAGGATCTTGAGTCGTTGCCGTTTCTTGAAAAAATGGATCTCCAGGATGATTACCCGCTGCCGTTGAGATCCGTACCCGAGGATCAGGTGGTGAGAATCCACGGTTCGTCGGGCACAACCGGTAAACGTAAGGTCATGTGCTACACCCAGCGAGACATTGATACCTGGGCCGACATGTTTGCCCGCTGCTATGAACTTTCGGGCATGACAACCCGTGACCGGGTTCACATTGCCGTGGGGTACGGATTGTGGACAGCCGGGGCGGGTTTTCAGCTGGGGTGTGAACGTTTTGGCGCCATGGCGATTCCCATGGGGCCTGTGAATACCGATATGCATGTGGAGATGCTGGTTGATATGCAGAGCACCGTGTTCTGCTCGACCGCATCCATGGCCCTTCTCATGGCAGAAGAGGTTAAAAAAAGGGACCTCAGGTCCAAGATTAACCTCAAGCGTATCATACTGGGTGCCGAGCGTCACAGCAATGCCATGCGTGCCCACATTGGCGAACTTCTCAATGTCAGTGAAATCCACGACATCTATGGCCTGACCGAGCTTTACGGACCGGGCACCGGGATTGAATGTAAGGCCCACCAGGGTATGCATTATTGGAATGACCTTTTCATTTACGAGATCATTGATCCTGATACCTTGAAGCCCGTTCCCGAAGGTGAGTTCGGTGAGCTTGTGATTACCTCCCTTCAAAAGGAGGCAAGCCCCCTGATCCGGTACCGCACCCATGATATCACCCGGTTACTTCCAGGCGACTGCCCCTGTGGGTTGGCGTTTCCCCGCCACGACAGGATCCAGGGCCGCAGTGATGACATGTTCATCTACCGGGCCGTTAATATCTATCCCCAGCAGATCGACCTGATCCTTGATCCTGTTCCAGAGGTGGGCAGCGAATACCAGGTCATCCTCGATCACCAGGAAAACGGCCGGGACATGATGACCATCCGGGTTGAACGGTCGGAATTTGCATCCAGCAATGACGACGCGGCCCTTGTCGCAATGATATCGGACCGGGTGAGGCGAAAACTCCTTGTCCGGGCAGCGGTTGAGATAACCGATTACCATTCCCTTCCAAGGACCCAGAAAAAAAGCCAGCGGGTTTTTGATAACAGAAACGGCAACAGCCGTTAA
- a CDS encoding ABC transporter permease subunit, producing the protein MLKYFFKRCMAILPVLFVVSVLAFAFVHLLPGDPARMMAGDDADEATIEMLRTELGLDRPLPVQYLTYMGKLVRGDLGISLRTNLTVFDELKLRYLPTMYLAFAGMAWSVVIGIFFGAVAAIYSGKWQDYTAMMVSVSGISVPQFWLGLLAIQLFSVHLGWLPVAGYTGKFSELILPSFTLGATVAAIMARFTLSAFLDVLGEEYISTARAKGVTETLVMWKHAFRNALIPVITMVGLQFGFLLGGSVVVETVFAWPGLGRYMIEAVAVRDYPVLQALLLLYSFHFVFINLVVDMVYALINPEIRYE; encoded by the coding sequence ATGTTAAAATATTTTTTCAAACGATGTATGGCCATCCTTCCGGTGCTGTTTGTGGTTTCTGTGCTGGCCTTTGCCTTTGTGCATCTGCTGCCCGGGGATCCTGCCCGGATGATGGCCGGAGATGATGCGGACGAGGCCACCATTGAGATGCTCCGAACAGAGCTGGGCCTCGACCGGCCTTTGCCCGTGCAATATCTGACCTATATGGGCAAGCTTGTCAGGGGGGATCTTGGCATCAGCCTTCGAACCAACCTGACCGTGTTTGACGAGTTAAAGCTTCGATACCTGCCGACCATGTACCTTGCCTTTGCCGGCATGGCATGGTCGGTGGTCATTGGCATCTTCTTTGGCGCTGTTGCCGCCATCTACAGCGGTAAGTGGCAGGATTACACGGCCATGATGGTTTCGGTGTCGGGCATTTCCGTGCCTCAGTTCTGGCTGGGGCTTCTGGCTATCCAGCTGTTTTCCGTTCACCTGGGGTGGCTGCCCGTGGCAGGGTATACCGGTAAATTTTCCGAATTGATCCTGCCCTCGTTTACCCTTGGGGCCACGGTTGCCGCCATCATGGCACGGTTTACCCTGTCTGCCTTTCTTGATGTGCTTGGCGAAGAGTACATTTCAACGGCCAGGGCCAAGGGTGTGACTGAAACCCTTGTCATGTGGAAGCACGCATTCAGAAACGCCCTGATTCCGGTCATTACCATGGTCGGTCTTCAGTTTGGTTTTCTCCTTGGCGGATCGGTTGTGGTCGAGACGGTGTTTGCCTGGCCAGGGCTCGGGCGGTACATGATCGAGGCCGTAGCCGTCAGGGACTATCCCGTGCTCCAGGCCCTGCTGCTGCTCTATTCGTTTCATTTTGTCTTTATCAACCTTGTTGTGGACATGGTCTATGCCCTTATCAACCCGGAAATCCGGTATGAGTAA
- a CDS encoding glutathione ABC transporter substrate-binding protein, with translation MKKTFFTLLALLLLAAPSFAETRDIIYASESTVKSLDPHDTSDTYSGAIERAICQGLMGFDKNLNIVPLLAESYTFNEAATQFTFKLRKGIKFHDGADFNAHAVKVNIERMMTGKYKRSSLMKPVESLMVLDDYTVQFNLKEPFGAFVNAIAHPGSLILSPKALETYGDEVSKHPVGTGPFIFDQWVSGNFVTIKKNPDYWRGDVKVDTITFRPIPESGSRLAMLRAGQAHYIYPMPAELLKIAERDANIDIIKQPSIIARYLIMNTQFKPFADIRVRQAVNYALDKEAIIKIAWGGAASEADSIIPPNLQFYKKQAVWPHDLEKAKALMKEAGYENGFEVVFLTPNASNRLRATEMAQQQLKKIGITGSLQSMDVASFYNKLEGYRVDDAKPLPFIAFGGWSASTGDADWGTRPLISTEAFPPAMSNFGFFSDKKVDGFITAGLASANPDIRKKAYADLQDYVWDKAPWGYLFVDTMVAAKSKKLKGIYPMPDGAFSVEEAELVD, from the coding sequence ATGAAAAAGACATTTTTCACCCTGCTTGCGTTATTATTGCTTGCAGCCCCGAGCTTTGCCGAAACCCGGGACATTATTTACGCATCTGAGTCCACGGTTAAATCCCTTGACCCCCATGACACCTCAGATACCTATTCTGGAGCCATTGAGCGGGCCATCTGCCAGGGACTTATGGGCTTTGACAAAAACCTTAACATTGTTCCCCTGCTGGCTGAGAGCTACACCTTTAACGAGGCTGCCACCCAGTTTACCTTTAAGCTCAGAAAGGGCATTAAGTTCCATGACGGGGCGGACTTTAACGCCCATGCGGTAAAGGTTAATATTGAGCGCATGATGACTGGTAAATACAAACGCTCAAGCCTGATGAAACCCGTGGAATCCCTTATGGTCCTTGACGACTACACCGTGCAGTTCAACCTTAAAGAACCCTTTGGCGCCTTTGTTAACGCCATTGCCCACCCCGGATCCCTGATCCTGAGCCCTAAAGCCCTTGAAACATACGGGGACGAGGTGAGCAAGCATCCCGTTGGCACGGGGCCTTTTATCTTTGACCAGTGGGTGTCAGGCAACTTTGTAACGATCAAGAAAAATCCAGATTACTGGCGGGGAGATGTCAAGGTGGATACCATCACCTTTCGACCCATCCCTGAAAGCGGTTCCAGGCTTGCCATGCTCAGGGCCGGCCAGGCCCACTATATTTATCCCATGCCTGCAGAACTGTTGAAGATTGCCGAACGTGATGCCAATATTGACATCATTAAACAGCCTTCGATTATTGCCCGTTACCTGATCATGAACACCCAGTTTAAACCCTTTGCTGATATCAGGGTTCGCCAGGCCGTCAATTACGCCCTTGACAAGGAGGCCATCATTAAGATCGCCTGGGGCGGTGCAGCCTCTGAGGCCGATTCCATCATTCCCCCCAACCTCCAGTTTTATAAAAAACAGGCTGTCTGGCCCCATGATCTTGAAAAGGCAAAGGCCCTCATGAAAGAGGCAGGGTATGAGAACGGGTTTGAGGTGGTCTTTTTAACACCCAACGCCTCCAACCGCTTAAGGGCAACTGAGATGGCCCAGCAGCAGCTCAAGAAGATCGGCATCACTGGCAGTCTCCAGTCCATGGATGTGGCAAGTTTTTACAACAAGCTTGAGGGATACAGGGTGGACGATGCCAAGCCGCTTCCTTTCATCGCCTTTGGCGGATGGTCTGCCTCCACCGGGGATGCAGACTGGGGCACAAGGCCCTTGATCTCAACCGAAGCCTTTCCTCCGGCCATGTCAAATTTTGGTTTCTTTTCCGACAAAAAAGTGGATGGTTTCATCACGGCAGGGCTTGCCTCGGCCAATCCCGACATAAGAAAAAAAGCCTATGCAGACCTCCAGGATTATGTGTGGGACAAGGCTCCCTGGGGATATCTGTTTGTTGATACCATGGTGGCGGCCAAGTCCAAAAAGCTCAAAGGGATCTATCCCATGCCCGACGGTGCTTTCTCCGTTGAAGAGGCAGAACTTGTTGACTAA
- a CDS encoding TRAP transporter large permease has protein sequence MSLTFVGVVGIVVLLCVLFFLGMPVGFSMAMVGFLGFSHVINLNAGMNMAGSVFWSVASKYGLTVIPLFIFMGQIAFYSGVNQRLYRAAHYWTGHIRGGLAMATIMACSAFAAICGSNTATAATMSTVALPEMRKYGYSTILSSGAIACGSTLGVVIPPSVVLIIIGLATEQSIARLFYGGIGAGVILTVFFLTTVRFVCRLFPEWGPVVEKKPIRDRVASLSGAGEMLLLFGLVMVGLWVGFFTPSEAGAAGAFFALVIAVVGRTLSFANFKRAVLDTLRISCMVIMLIAGAMIFGRFLAVTRIPFDLAAGVAALEFPAWAVMACICLIYTLGGAIMDALALLLITIPIFFPLAIQMGYDPVWFAVTITVVTTLGAVTPPVGATTYVVAGVAGDIPLKDVFKGVALFLPAYMITILLLILFPALVTFLPGFLG, from the coding sequence GTGAGCCTTACCTTTGTTGGCGTCGTTGGCATCGTCGTGCTTTTATGTGTGCTTTTTTTTCTGGGAATGCCCGTGGGGTTTTCCATGGCCATGGTGGGTTTTCTAGGGTTCTCCCACGTGATCAACCTTAATGCCGGTATGAACATGGCAGGCTCGGTTTTCTGGTCTGTGGCCTCCAAGTACGGGCTCACCGTGATTCCGCTGTTTATCTTCATGGGCCAGATTGCTTTTTACTCGGGTGTCAACCAGCGGTTGTACCGGGCAGCCCACTACTGGACCGGCCATATCCGGGGCGGCCTTGCCATGGCCACCATCATGGCGTGCAGCGCCTTTGCCGCCATCTGCGGATCGAACACGGCAACGGCCGCCACCATGAGTACGGTGGCCCTGCCTGAAATGAGAAAATACGGGTACTCGACCATCTTGAGCTCCGGTGCCATTGCCTGCGGATCCACCCTTGGGGTGGTTATTCCGCCAAGCGTGGTGCTCATCATCATCGGACTTGCCACCGAACAGTCCATCGCACGGCTGTTTTACGGGGGCATCGGGGCAGGTGTAATCCTGACCGTTTTTTTTCTCACTACTGTTCGGTTTGTCTGCCGGCTTTTTCCGGAATGGGGCCCTGTGGTTGAGAAAAAACCGATTAGGGATCGTGTGGCTTCATTGTCCGGGGCAGGGGAGATGCTTCTGCTGTTCGGCCTTGTCATGGTCGGGTTGTGGGTGGGTTTTTTTACCCCGTCCGAAGCTGGAGCTGCCGGGGCTTTTTTTGCCCTGGTCATTGCCGTTGTGGGCAGGACCCTTTCCTTTGCCAATTTTAAACGGGCCGTGCTTGACACCCTCAGGATCTCGTGCATGGTGATCATGCTCATCGCCGGTGCCATGATCTTTGGACGGTTTCTTGCCGTTACGCGTATCCCCTTTGACCTTGCAGCCGGGGTTGCGGCCCTGGAATTTCCGGCCTGGGCCGTCATGGCCTGCATCTGTTTGATTTATACCCTGGGCGGGGCCATTATGGACGCCCTGGCTCTTTTGCTGATCACCATCCCCATTTTTTTCCCCCTGGCCATTCAGATGGGGTATGACCCGGTGTGGTTTGCCGTCACCATCACCGTTGTCACTACCCTTGGAGCCGTTACCCCACCCGTTGGGGCCACCACCTATGTGGTGGCAGGCGTTGCAGGTGATATCCCCCTCAAGGATGTGTTCAAGGGCGTGGCCCTGTTTCTTCCCGCCTACATGATCACCATTCTGCTGCTGATTCTCTTTCCTGCCCTTGTGACCTTTCTGCCCGGTTTTTTGGGGTAG
- a CDS encoding ABC transporter ATP-binding protein, with the protein MNNLTSRSQDEKSPGDRSPGLATALNEDEILSVQDLSLSFPTYEGFIQVLHKVSFSVKKGETLAIVGESGSGKTVTMRRVMHLLSNVRTDSGKIMLRKRDNSVQDITLLSKGEARKIRGFDMSMIFQEPMTSLNPLFTIGNQLSEALLTHQEFPRQEVQKRVVDLLELVRIPDARRRFSEYPHQMSGGMRQRVMTAMALACNPQLLIADEPTTALDVTIQAQILALIRSLQEKFQMSVIFITHDMGVVAELADRVVVMYKGRVVEENDVFSIFARPAHPYTRALLKAVPTLGCMRGRKNPATLPVLEMEKELNRAKGEPLPREEEIDTADHTADPILEVNNLFTRFVSKKNFFGKTTHLVHAVEDVSFKIYPGETLGIVGESGCGKSTTGYALLKLVPATGEVLFQKRNVMAISNQEMQALRQDIQFIFQDPFASLNPRQTIGTSIGEPMVIHGIGDKRSRQARVGKLLERVGIPAHHASLYPHEFSGGQRQRIAIARALSTKPKVIIADEAVSALDVSIQAVVLNLMLRLQKEMNLSYMFISHDMAVIERVSHRVAVMYLGQIVEMGTRQHIFEDPRHPYTRKLLSAIPIADPMKRTDFGMLTGEIPSPVRKISEPPRKIMLNEVTPGHFVADLVSTL; encoded by the coding sequence TTGAATAATTTGACATCCCGTTCCCAGGACGAGAAATCCCCAGGGGATCGTTCCCCTGGACTGGCCACGGCCTTGAATGAAGATGAGATTCTCTCAGTTCAGGATCTGAGCCTGAGTTTTCCAACCTACGAGGGATTCATCCAGGTGCTCCACAAGGTTTCTTTTTCCGTAAAAAAGGGAGAAACCCTTGCCATTGTGGGAGAATCAGGATCCGGCAAGACGGTTACCATGCGAAGGGTCATGCATCTGTTAAGCAATGTCAGAACCGATTCCGGTAAGATTATGTTACGGAAAAGGGATAACAGTGTCCAGGATATTACCCTCCTTTCCAAGGGCGAGGCCAGAAAGATCAGGGGGTTTGACATGTCCATGATCTTCCAGGAGCCCATGACTTCCCTTAATCCGCTGTTTACCATTGGCAATCAGCTTTCCGAAGCCCTTCTTACCCACCAGGAGTTTCCCAGACAAGAGGTGCAAAAAAGGGTGGTTGATCTTCTGGAGCTTGTGCGGATACCCGACGCCAGACGACGATTCAGCGAGTACCCCCACCAGATGTCAGGGGGGATGCGCCAGCGGGTGATGACGGCCATGGCCCTGGCCTGTAATCCCCAGCTTTTAATTGCAGATGAACCCACAACGGCCCTTGATGTGACCATCCAGGCACAGATATTGGCACTTATCCGCTCTCTCCAGGAAAAATTTCAGATGTCGGTGATTTTCATCACCCATGACATGGGTGTTGTGGCCGAACTTGCCGACCGGGTGGTGGTCATGTACAAGGGCAGGGTGGTCGAAGAAAATGACGTGTTTTCCATATTTGCAAGACCGGCCCACCCATACACCCGGGCGCTGTTAAAGGCGGTTCCCACCCTTGGCTGCATGCGGGGAAGGAAAAACCCGGCGACCCTGCCCGTACTTGAGATGGAAAAGGAGTTGAACCGGGCCAAGGGAGAGCCCCTGCCCCGGGAAGAGGAAATCGACACGGCAGACCATACCGCCGATCCCATTCTTGAGGTGAACAACCTGTTCACACGCTTTGTGTCAAAAAAGAATTTTTTTGGCAAAACCACCCACCTGGTCCATGCCGTTGAAGATGTGAGCTTTAAAATCTATCCCGGTGAAACCCTGGGCATCGTGGGGGAATCAGGCTGCGGCAAGTCAACCACGGGGTATGCCCTCTTAAAACTGGTTCCGGCCACGGGTGAGGTGCTGTTTCAGAAAAGAAATGTCATGGCGATTTCCAACCAGGAGATGCAGGCGTTGCGCCAGGATATCCAGTTTATTTTCCAGGATCCGTTTGCCTCGTTAAACCCCAGGCAGACCATTGGCACCTCCATTGGCGAACCCATGGTGATCCATGGTATCGGTGACAAACGATCCCGGCAGGCCCGGGTGGGAAAACTGCTTGAGCGGGTGGGGATTCCGGCCCACCATGCAAGCCTTTACCCCCATGAGTTTTCAGGGGGCCAGCGCCAGCGAATTGCCATTGCCAGGGCCCTTTCCACAAAACCCAAGGTGATCATTGCCGACGAGGCGGTGTCGGCCCTGGATGTTTCCATCCAGGCCGTTGTTCTCAACCTCATGCTCAGACTCCAAAAGGAGATGAACCTGTCCTATATGTTCATCTCCCATGACATGGCCGTGATCGAACGGGTGAGCCACCGGGTGGCGGTGATGTACCTTGGCCAGATCGTTGAGATGGGCACCCGGCAGCATATTTTTGAGGACCCCAGGCACCCCTATACCCGGAAACTGTTGTCTGCCATCCCCATTGCAGATCCAATGAAAAGAACGGATTTTGGTATGCTCACCGGAGAAATTCCTTCTCCCGTGAGAAAGATTAGTGAACCGCCCCGGAAAATAATGTTAAATGAAGTAACACCAGGTCATTTTGTTGCAGACCTGGTGTCAACCCTGTAA
- the iadA gene encoding beta-aspartyl-peptidase: protein MILIRNGALFAPESLGKKDLLIGGNQIIAIEETIDPKRVPGEIRVIDALGMVVVPGFIDGHQHFTGGGGEGGFHTRTPEMQLSMNIANGVTTAVGLLGTDSLTRTVESLYAKTRAFNAEGMTAYMLTGSYWLPSPTVCGTVGRDLVYLDPVIGVKLAMADQRGPHFDAHDLARLASDVRVAALVADKPGIITVHVGVNPDALDLIFEVVEHHAVRPDIFIPTHINRKNSKATDQALALAERGTVIDATCMATIPVDDPENQSSEKLCAADFSVIADEHRLFDQVTFSSDAGGSLPIWNKDRSRILGMGIGTPESLLVELRHLVKTRGMALERALKPLTTTPARIYGLTGKKGAIQVNAHADILVLDPDDLGIRDVVAKGQIMMNNGKLEKKGYFE, encoded by the coding sequence ATGATATTAATCAGAAATGGAGCGCTTTTTGCCCCGGAGTCCCTGGGGAAAAAGGATCTGCTTATTGGCGGCAATCAAATCATTGCCATTGAAGAGACCATTGATCCCAAAAGGGTGCCAGGGGAAATAAGGGTCATTGATGCCCTTGGCATGGTGGTCGTGCCGGGATTTATTGACGGGCACCAGCATTTTACCGGGGGCGGGGGAGAAGGGGGCTTTCATACCCGGACTCCTGAAATGCAGCTCTCCATGAACATTGCCAATGGCGTGACAACGGCCGTGGGGCTTTTGGGAACAGACAGTCTGACCCGAACGGTGGAGAGTCTCTACGCCAAGACCCGGGCGTTCAATGCCGAAGGTATGACCGCCTATATGCTTACGGGTTCCTATTGGCTGCCGTCCCCCACTGTGTGTGGAACAGTTGGCCGGGATCTGGTCTACCTTGACCCTGTCATCGGAGTGAAACTTGCCATGGCCGACCAGCGGGGACCCCATTTTGATGCCCATGACCTTGCCCGCCTTGCCTCGGATGTGAGGGTTGCGGCCCTTGTGGCGGACAAGCCCGGGATAATCACTGTCCATGTAGGCGTTAACCCGGATGCACTGGATTTAATTTTTGAGGTGGTTGAACACCATGCTGTCCGGCCGGACATCTTCATTCCCACCCACATTAACCGGAAAAACAGCAAGGCCACGGACCAGGCCCTTGCCCTTGCTGAACGAGGGACGGTGATTGACGCCACCTGTATGGCAACCATCCCCGTGGACGACCCTGAAAATCAATCGTCGGAAAAACTTTGTGCAGCTGATTTTTCCGTGATTGCCGATGAACACCGTCTGTTTGATCAGGTGACTTTCAGCTCGGATGCCGGGGGCTCTCTGCCCATATGGAACAAGGATAGAAGTCGGATTCTTGGAATGGGTATCGGTACGCCTGAATCGTTGCTGGTTGAACTCAGACACCTTGTAAAAACAAGGGGCATGGCACTTGAAAGGGCCCTGAAACCCTTGACCACAACCCCAGCCAGGATCTATGGCCTGACCGGGAAAAAAGGAGCCATACAGGTGAATGCCCATGCTGACATCCTTGTCCTTGATCCAGATGACCTTGGGATCCGGGATGTTGTTGCAAAGGGCCAGATTATGATGAACAACGGTAAGCTTGAAAAAAAAGGGTATTTTGAATAA
- a CDS encoding TRAP transporter small permease, translated as MKRVLAGLTTIQTLIAGTFLVVMVVLTTANIVGRQAGMPIRGTFEIMGFLGAAVFGLSLSFSHSKKEHLYVSILFDAFPRKVQQVARAVSNIASIALFSFLGVQLARTGLNLKAVNEVSETLRIPYYPVVLVLAFGVAVLVLLLVYELLTAFGESS; from the coding sequence ATGAAGCGAGTACTGGCAGGACTTACCACCATTCAGACCTTGATTGCCGGAACCTTTCTGGTCGTGATGGTCGTTTTGACAACGGCAAATATTGTCGGCCGCCAGGCCGGCATGCCCATCCGGGGAACCTTCGAGATCATGGGGTTCCTGGGGGCTGCCGTGTTCGGGTTGAGTCTTTCTTTTTCCCATTCAAAAAAAGAGCATCTCTACGTGAGCATTCTGTTTGATGCCTTTCCCAGAAAGGTGCAGCAGGTGGCAAGGGCAGTAAGCAACATTGCAAGCATTGCGCTTTTTTCCTTTCTCGGGGTTCAGCTTGCACGGACAGGGCTCAACCTCAAGGCGGTGAACGAGGTGTCGGAAACCCTGAGAATTCCCTATTATCCGGTGGTCCTGGTCCTGGCCTTTGGGGTGGCAGTTCTTGTCCTGCTGCTTGTGTATGAACTGTTGACAGCCTTTGGAGAATCTTCGTGA
- a CDS encoding TRAP transporter substrate-binding protein — MKRALKPVIGSALGTVAIAFLAVIAVVFVSIPPVSAKTISLNYANFPPAPTFPCVQMEQWKTVVETRTDNAVRINTFPGGTLLGPKEMMDGVISGQADIGCLCMAYQPGRFTVTNAVSLPLGIPDSKVGSLVLTDLFNAYKPKAFDKVKVLALFTTAPANIMSRKRVATLGDLKGMDLRASGGAAEILKIWGANQIGMPMSATPEALQKGVVQGLFSSLEVMKDLKFAEECPYATLTNTVVYPFAVVMNLDRWNALPQAVKTVMENLSREQAVWTGTYMDNHVNDAVEWSKKTHGVEFVELDDASAATWNKALAPITQRWITTASEKGFDGKAIVDTIQHLVDQHTKGE, encoded by the coding sequence ATGAAAAGAGCGCTTAAGCCTGTTATTGGATCAGCCCTGGGAACGGTCGCCATTGCTTTTCTGGCCGTGATTGCGGTTGTTTTTGTCTCCATCCCCCCGGTGTCGGCAAAAACCATTTCCCTCAACTATGCCAATTTTCCCCCGGCACCCACCTTCCCCTGTGTTCAGATGGAACAGTGGAAAACCGTGGTTGAAACACGGACAGACAATGCTGTCAGGATCAACACCTTTCCCGGCGGGACCCTTCTCGGGCCAAAGGAGATGATGGACGGAGTGATCTCGGGCCAGGCCGATATTGGTTGCCTTTGCATGGCCTACCAGCCGGGCCGTTTCACCGTGACCAACGCCGTGAGCCTTCCCCTTGGCATTCCTGATTCCAAGGTGGGAAGCCTTGTGCTGACCGATCTGTTCAACGCTTATAAACCCAAGGCCTTTGACAAGGTCAAGGTGCTGGCCTTGTTCACCACGGCACCGGCCAACATCATGTCAAGAAAACGGGTGGCAACCCTTGGGGATCTCAAGGGAATGGATTTAAGGGCGTCTGGTGGGGCTGCTGAAATCCTTAAAATCTGGGGTGCCAACCAGATCGGTATGCCCATGTCTGCAACCCCCGAGGCCCTTCAAAAGGGTGTGGTTCAGGGGCTTTTTTCCTCCCTTGAGGTGATGAAAGACCTTAAGTTTGCTGAGGAATGCCCCTATGCAACGCTGACAAACACGGTGGTCTACCCCTTTGCCGTGGTCATGAATCTTGACCGGTGGAACGCCTTGCCCCAGGCGGTTAAGACCGTGATGGAGAACCTGTCAAGGGAGCAGGCCGTGTGGACGGGAACCTACATGGACAATCACGTGAACGACGCCGTTGAATGGTCTAAAAAGACCCACGGGGTTGAATTTGTCGAACTTGATGATGCCTCCGCCGCCACCTGGAACAAGGCCCTTGCACCGATTACCCAGCGATGGATCACTACGGCTTCGGAAAAAGGGTTTGATGGTAAAGCCATTGTGGATACCATCCAGCATCTTGTTGACCAGCATACAAAAGGTGAGTGA